One part of the Malus sylvestris chromosome 2, drMalSylv7.2, whole genome shotgun sequence genome encodes these proteins:
- the LOC126604736 gene encoding spindle and kinetochore-associated protein 1 homolog — protein MEVKTAGASLDSVISGFNRRIAELQDLVIARNMYPASSVTDLSALDAAVKAMELQVQAIKDRLRDETLAIPKAKKLIDAALKQQKKLQDMSVYVPSHVPERMSMLNLDANKCLFPEGSQQNTGFGSFKLEEEPAALPKEKKGRSPPPLWFITAEELDSLSGYMRGRLTVEKINAAINDMATYAEANAQLIFAPKKKVAGDLWEKALEMRDIAMTEGIKGKHFFLETDMKGPTLKPDNTGKAILTVLRHLGRVSETRIGSHRVIILLKRP, from the exons ATGGAGGTAAAGACAGCAGGGGCGTCGTTGGATTCGGTTATCTCAGGGTTCAACCGTCGGATCGCGGAGCTTCAAGATCTCGTCATTGCGCGAAACA TGTACCCGGCGAGCAGCGTCACCGATTTGTCGGCCCTCGACGCGGCCGTGAAGGCCATGGAGCTTCAGGTTCAGGCCATCAAGGACCGCTTGCGTGACGAAACTCTAGCCATCCCTAAAGCTaaa AAACTCATCGATGCCGCGCTGAAGCAGCAAAAGAAATTGCAGGACATGTCAGTTTATGTGCCCTCGCATGTTCCCGAAAGAATGtcgatgttgaatttggatgcTAATAAGTG TTTGTTTCCAGAAGGATCTCAACAAAATACCGGTTTTGGGTCCTTCAAGCTTGAGGAAGAGCCTGCTGCACTACCTAAG GAGAAAAAGGGACGTTCCCCTCCACCATTGTGGTTTATAACTGCTGAAGAGCTGGATTCTTTGTCAGG ATACATGAGGGGAAGGCTTACAGTAGAGAAGATCAATGCAGCTATTAATGACATGGCGACGTATGCAGAAGCAAACGCTCAGCTGATATTTGCCCCAAAGAAGAAG GTAGCAGGAGATCTTTGGGAAAAGGCACTG GAAATGAGGGACATTGCAATGACAGAAGGAATAAAGGGAAAACACTTCTTTCTCGAAACTGACATGAAAGGACCAACCTTGAAGCCTGACAACACTGGAAAAGCAATACTAACT